The following are encoded together in the Bombus affinis isolate iyBomAffi1 chromosome 6, iyBomAffi1.2, whole genome shotgun sequence genome:
- the LOC126918108 gene encoding uncharacterized protein LOC126918108 isoform X1, with product MEHVQDDIDPQVDQNRPRNAANLIEWNVKMKVIVSNVRKSKISQRSLIILMFFLAIVLAIAQSKIREEVHALQIQVQSLTSKYDRINRNVNRAWIQRSERLLKNKKLHDVRILLQGTSLISKASEISEVRNTRVDGNPYTYNVIIPYINSMKNSKDMYMLRDNAYGTNNGNNIATSKLFMKLKSKVDNTSNSNLRIERAALTLQERKLTEEEIREKIDNNVNDDYYSDDDDLDFWREPRSGRSRRAEGRGKKRGKNKRRPKRSHRRLGPLVATFVGAVPEQHITDTVYIGPWVKSTKNNTQYNLNKFHLVEDKKSIEVTATGLYMISAQIFYFGEPTNYSYWILLSSEGKSTTQKLVKCSTASSTSATEVSCYTSVITPLQRGDRVHIQQQERDRLINMREGHSYIQLVLLSNNICKKRLR from the exons ATGGAACACGTTCAAGATGACATCGATCCGCAGGTCGATCAAAATCGACCGAGAAACGCGGCAAATTTAATTGAATGGAACGTTAAGATGAAAGTTATCGTGTCTAACGTGAGAAAGTCAAAGATATCCCAAAGATCCCTCATCATCCTTATGTTTTTTTTAGCGATTGTCTTGGCTATTGCACAGTCTAAGATAAGGGAGGAAGTGCATGCCTTGCAAATACAA gTGCAATCTTTAACGTCCAAATACGATAGGATAAATCGAAATGTAAATCGAGCCTGGATCCAAAGGTCCGAAAGGCTCCTCAAAAATAAAAAGCTTCACGATGTAAGAATACTATTACAAGGAACATCATTGATATCTAAAGCCAGCGAAATTAGTGAAGTTCGAAATACTAGAGTCGATGGAAATCCTTATACTTACAATGTTATAATTCCATATATAAATTCAATGAAGAATTCCAAAGACATGTATATGTTACGTGATAACGCGTATGGTACAAATAATGGAAATAATATTGCTACTTCCAAGCTATTTATGAAGTTAAAGAGTAAAGTAGATAACACGAGTAATAGTAATTTACGTATCGAAAGAGCGGCACTAACGCTACAAGAACGGAAATTAACCGAAGAAGAAATACGTGAAAAGATCGATAATAACGTGAATGACGATTACTATAGTGATGATGATGACTTAGATTTCTGGAGAGAACCCCGTTCAGGAAGATCAAGAAGAGCGGAGGGAAGAGGTAAAAAACGGGGAAAGAACAAAAGGCGGCCCAAACGCAGTCACAGGCGATTGG GACCCTTGGTAGCAACATTTGTGGGAGCAGTTCCTGAGCAACATATTACAGATACAG TTTACATCGGTCCATGGGTCAAAAGTACTAAAAACAATActcaatataatttaaataaatttcatctGGTAGAAGACAAGAAATCTATAGAAGTTACAGCAACTGGTTTGTACATGATTTCTGCACAG ATTTTCTATTTTGGAGAACCAACAAACTATTCGTATTGGATACTACTAAGTTCAGAAGGTAAATCTACTACACAAAAGCTTGTGAAATGTTCCACAGCCTCTTCTACATCAGCCACAGAAGTATCCTGTTATACAAGTGTAATAACTCCATTGCAAAGAGGCGATAGAGTTCACATTCAGCAACAGGAGAGAGATAG attAATAAATATGCGGGAGGGACATAGTTATATACAACTAGTACTTCTATCTAATAATATCTGTAAGAAACGTTTACGATAA
- the LOC126918108 gene encoding uncharacterized protein LOC126918108 isoform X2 has product MEHVQDDIDPQVDQNRPRNAANLIEWNVKMKVIVSNVRKSKISQRSLIILMFFLAIVLAIAQSKIREEVHALQIQVQSLTSKYDRINRNVNRAWIQRSERLLKNKKLHDVRILLQGTSLISKASEISEVRNTRVDGNPYTYNVIIPYINSMKNSKDMYMLRDNAYGTNNGNNIATSKLFMKLKSKVDNTSNSNLRIERAALTLQERKLTEEEIREKIDNNVNDDYYSDDDDLDFWREPRSGRSRRAEGRGPLVATFVGAVPEQHITDTVYIGPWVKSTKNNTQYNLNKFHLVEDKKSIEVTATGLYMISAQIFYFGEPTNYSYWILLSSEGKSTTQKLVKCSTASSTSATEVSCYTSVITPLQRGDRVHIQQQERDRLINMREGHSYIQLVLLSNNICKKRLR; this is encoded by the exons ATGGAACACGTTCAAGATGACATCGATCCGCAGGTCGATCAAAATCGACCGAGAAACGCGGCAAATTTAATTGAATGGAACGTTAAGATGAAAGTTATCGTGTCTAACGTGAGAAAGTCAAAGATATCCCAAAGATCCCTCATCATCCTTATGTTTTTTTTAGCGATTGTCTTGGCTATTGCACAGTCTAAGATAAGGGAGGAAGTGCATGCCTTGCAAATACAA gTGCAATCTTTAACGTCCAAATACGATAGGATAAATCGAAATGTAAATCGAGCCTGGATCCAAAGGTCCGAAAGGCTCCTCAAAAATAAAAAGCTTCACGATGTAAGAATACTATTACAAGGAACATCATTGATATCTAAAGCCAGCGAAATTAGTGAAGTTCGAAATACTAGAGTCGATGGAAATCCTTATACTTACAATGTTATAATTCCATATATAAATTCAATGAAGAATTCCAAAGACATGTATATGTTACGTGATAACGCGTATGGTACAAATAATGGAAATAATATTGCTACTTCCAAGCTATTTATGAAGTTAAAGAGTAAAGTAGATAACACGAGTAATAGTAATTTACGTATCGAAAGAGCGGCACTAACGCTACAAGAACGGAAATTAACCGAAGAAGAAATACGTGAAAAGATCGATAATAACGTGAATGACGATTACTATAGTGATGATGATGACTTAGATTTCTGGAGAGAACCCCGTTCAGGAAGATCAAGAAGAGCGGAGGGAAGAG GACCCTTGGTAGCAACATTTGTGGGAGCAGTTCCTGAGCAACATATTACAGATACAG TTTACATCGGTCCATGGGTCAAAAGTACTAAAAACAATActcaatataatttaaataaatttcatctGGTAGAAGACAAGAAATCTATAGAAGTTACAGCAACTGGTTTGTACATGATTTCTGCACAG ATTTTCTATTTTGGAGAACCAACAAACTATTCGTATTGGATACTACTAAGTTCAGAAGGTAAATCTACTACACAAAAGCTTGTGAAATGTTCCACAGCCTCTTCTACATCAGCCACAGAAGTATCCTGTTATACAAGTGTAATAACTCCATTGCAAAGAGGCGATAGAGTTCACATTCAGCAACAGGAGAGAGATAG attAATAAATATGCGGGAGGGACATAGTTATATACAACTAGTACTTCTATCTAATAATATCTGTAAGAAACGTTTACGATAA
- the LOC126918101 gene encoding protein eiger isoform X1, which translates to MTSMLSEEDSKVARMKQKLMNDVHVKEETRSFLSVFRENLSISPSDLEQGFNKHRFRPNRNTILSVTALLIALLCLSLESWKFHCSLINAREIEELKRSVESLKHRFVKEDLLNELKAFEEQLYTEMYNDDDDDDPDEADIDNADYDSNYDDDTFSSHDYSPVFGARPSDIPDSSSTIAPVPSSPELNADKTLLKLATAHKIEVKYNQESMKSYKNVDRERYQEKKVLEGKSESHENNTKRKRDVLGTDNVKDHFLNWKMSLKRKRSIDEENHNSKRSFVRRHSSKNHTKGTVASSSGSKEMLDDRSIDDQQNTSIVVSSRHPPKKYNTHSSLDTTDTSPSKHNKITVQGVTNHSAKISHRFRKNMNLSRKIVAIHFDGDRSKASGSDYYAGNGRIRHGGSTFKAWKPSDWVTDLGMGEYFSMSDDGNVTIYETGLYLVYAQIHYNDDHDEIGFHLVVNGRPILQCMIDNSGHSRNISQTCFSAQLTRLKKQDVLVFKEASSPRFAIFDKENSFFGLVKLGELRRP; encoded by the exons aTGACTTCCATGTTATCCGAAGAAGATTCGAAGGTTGCAAGGATGAAGCAGAAACTGATGAACGACGTACACGTGAAAGAAGAAACACGATCTTTCCTTAGCGTTTTCAGAGAAAACCTAAGCATTTCTCCGTCTGACCTTGAACAAGGCTTCAACAAACATCGATTTCGACCGAATAGAAATACGATTTTAAGTGTGACGGCTCTGTTAATAGCTCTTCTCTGTTTGAGTCTCGAAAGTTGGAAGTTCCATTGTTCTTTGATTAATGCTCGGGAAATTGAAGAGCTAAAACGAAGTGTAGAGAGTTTGAAACATCGCTTCGTGAAAGAAGATCTACTGAATGAACTGAAAGCCTTCGAAGAACAG TTGTACACCGAAATGTAcaacgatgatgatgatgatgatccAGACGAAGCGGATATCGACAATGCTGATTACGACTCGAATTATGACGATGACACGTTTTCTTCGCACGATTACTCTCCGGTATTCGGTGCTAGGCCGTCCGATATCCCTGATTCCTCGTCAACAATTGCTCCTGTGCCCTCTTCACCAGAGCTCAATGCAGATAAAACATTGTTGAAGTTAGCAACAGCGCACAAGATCGAGGTCAAATATAATCAAGAATCGATGAAGAGTTACAAGAACGTAGATCGGGAGCGTTATCAAGAAAAGAAGGTCCTGGAAGGGAAATCGGAAAGTCATGAAAATAATACTAAACGAAAGCGAGATGTACTAGGTACAGATAATGTAAAGGATCATTTTTTGAACTGGAAGATGAGCTTGAAGCGTAAACGGTCGATTGACGAAGAAAACCATAATTCTAAGAgatcatttgtcagaagacattCTTCTAAAAATCACACGAAGGGAACGGTTGCTTCTAGTTCTGGTTCTAAAGAGATGCTGGATGACAGAAGCATTGATGACCAACAAAACAC GTCTATTGTCGTTTCTAGTAGGCATCCACCAAAGAAATATAATACCCACTCGTCTTTAGATACCACCGACACATCTCCTTCGAAACATAACAAGATTACTGTGCAAGGTGTCACGAACCATTCCGCAAAGATTTCTCACAGATTTCGAAAGAATATGAATCTCTCTCGAAAAATAGTTGCTATTCATTTTGATGGAGATCGGAGTAAAGCCTCAGGATCAGACTATTATGCTGGAAATGGGAGAATTCGTCATGGCGGTAGTACGTTTAAGGCTTGGAAACCAAGTGATTGGGTAACTGATCTTGGTATGGGCGAATACTTCAGCATGTCTGATGACGGGAATGTTACCATTTACGAAACAGGATTATATCTAGTTTACGCGCAGATTCATTACAATGATGATCATGATGAAATTGGATTTCATCTGGTGGTGAACGGTCGGCCTATTCTTCAATGCATG ATTGATAACTCTGGTCACTCACGTAACATTAGCCAGACCTGTTTTTCGGCACAACTGACACGGCTCAAAAAACAAGACGTTTTAGTTTTCAAAGAGGCCAGTTCGCCGAGATTCGCCATTTTCGACAAGGAAAACAGTTTCTTCGGACTAGTGAAACTTGGGGAACTAAGAAGGCCATAG
- the LOC126918108 gene encoding uncharacterized protein LOC126918108 isoform X3, whose translation MEHVQDDIDPQVDQNRPRNAANLIEWNVKMKVIVSNVRKSKISQRSLIILMFFLAIVLAIAQSKIREEVHALQIQVQSLTSKYDRINRNVNRAWIQRSERLLKNKKLHDVRILLQGTSLISKASEISEVRNTRVDGNPYTYNVIIPYINSMKNSKDMYMLRDNAYGTNNGNNIATSKLFMKLKSKVDNTSNSNLRIERAALTLQERKLTEEEIREKIDNNVNDDYYSDDDDLDFWREPRSGRSRRAEGRGKKRGKNKRRPKRSHRRLGPLVATFVGAVPEQHITDTVYIGPWVKSTKNNTQYNLNKFHLVEDKKSIEVTATGLYMISAQIFYFGEPTNYSYWILLSSEGKSTTQKLVKCSTASSTSATEVSCYTSVITPLQRGDRVHIQQQERDRVFKYFLD comes from the exons ATGGAACACGTTCAAGATGACATCGATCCGCAGGTCGATCAAAATCGACCGAGAAACGCGGCAAATTTAATTGAATGGAACGTTAAGATGAAAGTTATCGTGTCTAACGTGAGAAAGTCAAAGATATCCCAAAGATCCCTCATCATCCTTATGTTTTTTTTAGCGATTGTCTTGGCTATTGCACAGTCTAAGATAAGGGAGGAAGTGCATGCCTTGCAAATACAA gTGCAATCTTTAACGTCCAAATACGATAGGATAAATCGAAATGTAAATCGAGCCTGGATCCAAAGGTCCGAAAGGCTCCTCAAAAATAAAAAGCTTCACGATGTAAGAATACTATTACAAGGAACATCATTGATATCTAAAGCCAGCGAAATTAGTGAAGTTCGAAATACTAGAGTCGATGGAAATCCTTATACTTACAATGTTATAATTCCATATATAAATTCAATGAAGAATTCCAAAGACATGTATATGTTACGTGATAACGCGTATGGTACAAATAATGGAAATAATATTGCTACTTCCAAGCTATTTATGAAGTTAAAGAGTAAAGTAGATAACACGAGTAATAGTAATTTACGTATCGAAAGAGCGGCACTAACGCTACAAGAACGGAAATTAACCGAAGAAGAAATACGTGAAAAGATCGATAATAACGTGAATGACGATTACTATAGTGATGATGATGACTTAGATTTCTGGAGAGAACCCCGTTCAGGAAGATCAAGAAGAGCGGAGGGAAGAGGTAAAAAACGGGGAAAGAACAAAAGGCGGCCCAAACGCAGTCACAGGCGATTGG GACCCTTGGTAGCAACATTTGTGGGAGCAGTTCCTGAGCAACATATTACAGATACAG TTTACATCGGTCCATGGGTCAAAAGTACTAAAAACAATActcaatataatttaaataaatttcatctGGTAGAAGACAAGAAATCTATAGAAGTTACAGCAACTGGTTTGTACATGATTTCTGCACAG ATTTTCTATTTTGGAGAACCAACAAACTATTCGTATTGGATACTACTAAGTTCAGAAGGTAAATCTACTACACAAAAGCTTGTGAAATGTTCCACAGCCTCTTCTACATCAGCCACAGAAGTATCCTGTTATACAAGTGTAATAACTCCATTGCAAAGAGGCGATAGAGTTCACATTCAGCAACAGGAGAGAGATAG agtatttaaatattttttagattAA
- the LOC126918101 gene encoding protein eiger isoform X2, which yields MKQKLMNDVHVKEETRSFLSVFRENLSISPSDLEQGFNKHRFRPNRNTILSVTALLIALLCLSLESWKFHCSLINAREIEELKRSVESLKHRFVKEDLLNELKAFEEQLYTEMYNDDDDDDPDEADIDNADYDSNYDDDTFSSHDYSPVFGARPSDIPDSSSTIAPVPSSPELNADKTLLKLATAHKIEVKYNQESMKSYKNVDRERYQEKKVLEGKSESHENNTKRKRDVLGTDNVKDHFLNWKMSLKRKRSIDEENHNSKRSFVRRHSSKNHTKGTVASSSGSKEMLDDRSIDDQQNTSIVVSSRHPPKKYNTHSSLDTTDTSPSKHNKITVQGVTNHSAKISHRFRKNMNLSRKIVAIHFDGDRSKASGSDYYAGNGRIRHGGSTFKAWKPSDWVTDLGMGEYFSMSDDGNVTIYETGLYLVYAQIHYNDDHDEIGFHLVVNGRPILQCMIDNSGHSRNISQTCFSAQLTRLKKQDVLVFKEASSPRFAIFDKENSFFGLVKLGELRRP from the exons ATGAAGCAGAAACTGATGAACGACGTACACGTGAAAGAAGAAACACGATCTTTCCTTAGCGTTTTCAGAGAAAACCTAAGCATTTCTCCGTCTGACCTTGAACAAGGCTTCAACAAACATCGATTTCGACCGAATAGAAATACGATTTTAAGTGTGACGGCTCTGTTAATAGCTCTTCTCTGTTTGAGTCTCGAAAGTTGGAAGTTCCATTGTTCTTTGATTAATGCTCGGGAAATTGAAGAGCTAAAACGAAGTGTAGAGAGTTTGAAACATCGCTTCGTGAAAGAAGATCTACTGAATGAACTGAAAGCCTTCGAAGAACAG TTGTACACCGAAATGTAcaacgatgatgatgatgatgatccAGACGAAGCGGATATCGACAATGCTGATTACGACTCGAATTATGACGATGACACGTTTTCTTCGCACGATTACTCTCCGGTATTCGGTGCTAGGCCGTCCGATATCCCTGATTCCTCGTCAACAATTGCTCCTGTGCCCTCTTCACCAGAGCTCAATGCAGATAAAACATTGTTGAAGTTAGCAACAGCGCACAAGATCGAGGTCAAATATAATCAAGAATCGATGAAGAGTTACAAGAACGTAGATCGGGAGCGTTATCAAGAAAAGAAGGTCCTGGAAGGGAAATCGGAAAGTCATGAAAATAATACTAAACGAAAGCGAGATGTACTAGGTACAGATAATGTAAAGGATCATTTTTTGAACTGGAAGATGAGCTTGAAGCGTAAACGGTCGATTGACGAAGAAAACCATAATTCTAAGAgatcatttgtcagaagacattCTTCTAAAAATCACACGAAGGGAACGGTTGCTTCTAGTTCTGGTTCTAAAGAGATGCTGGATGACAGAAGCATTGATGACCAACAAAACAC GTCTATTGTCGTTTCTAGTAGGCATCCACCAAAGAAATATAATACCCACTCGTCTTTAGATACCACCGACACATCTCCTTCGAAACATAACAAGATTACTGTGCAAGGTGTCACGAACCATTCCGCAAAGATTTCTCACAGATTTCGAAAGAATATGAATCTCTCTCGAAAAATAGTTGCTATTCATTTTGATGGAGATCGGAGTAAAGCCTCAGGATCAGACTATTATGCTGGAAATGGGAGAATTCGTCATGGCGGTAGTACGTTTAAGGCTTGGAAACCAAGTGATTGGGTAACTGATCTTGGTATGGGCGAATACTTCAGCATGTCTGATGACGGGAATGTTACCATTTACGAAACAGGATTATATCTAGTTTACGCGCAGATTCATTACAATGATGATCATGATGAAATTGGATTTCATCTGGTGGTGAACGGTCGGCCTATTCTTCAATGCATG ATTGATAACTCTGGTCACTCACGTAACATTAGCCAGACCTGTTTTTCGGCACAACTGACACGGCTCAAAAAACAAGACGTTTTAGTTTTCAAAGAGGCCAGTTCGCCGAGATTCGCCATTTTCGACAAGGAAAACAGTTTCTTCGGACTAGTGAAACTTGGGGAACTAAGAAGGCCATAG